The Streptomyces sp. NBC_00576 genome contains the following window.
CACCGTCCCCAGCCACCTCGCCGTCCCCGAGGTACGCGGCTACATGGCTGCCGACGCGGCGAGGGAACTGTCGGCGCCGGACACCCCGGCCCCGGTCGCGGTCGGCGAGGACGGCCGCTCCGCGCAGACGTTCGTCGTCGATGTCGTCGTACGGGCTGGTGGCCTGGAACGGCGGGCGGTGGCGAGGGGACGGGACATCTACGCGGTCAGTGCGCCGCTGGCTGTGGAGGCGGTGACGCGGGTGCTGACGGGACGTACACGGACAGTCGGTGTCGCTTCCGCCGGGGCGATCTTCGACGCGGCTGATTTCCTGGGTGCTCTGTCCGGGCACATCTCGGTCGAACTTTTTGGGTAGGCGGCCGCGGGCAGGTCGACGTCGGTGTCGCGGGTCCAGTACCCGCCGGTCGCCGGGGCGGCGGGCAGTATCCCGTCCGGGAGGAGGCGGGCGAGGGATTCACGGACCAGGGGTTCGATCGCGCGGCCCCGTCGGCTCGTCCTCCGCTCCTTGATCCGGCTCAGCGTGAGATCTCCCCGCATCCCTTCGATCTCCGCCATGTGCGGATCCACGAACGCGAGCCAGAACCGGCGCGAACGCGGCGCCCAGGACCTCCGCGTCATCAGCGCCGGCGGCCGCGACGCCCTGGCCGAACTGCGCCGCCTGCTCGCCGTCATCGGCGACGACAACGACCGGCCGCAAGATGCCCCGCTCGCCCCGCAGCCCGGCCTCGCCGACCTCGACGCCCTGCTCGACCGGGTCCGCCGCCGGCCTCGCCCGAGCCGGCACCGGCCCGACGCACGACACGGGACTCGCCCGGTCGAGCCGACCGCGCCTCCGCCCGGAGTCGACGTGCCTTCCTACCGCGGTACTACTCAGCACTGCCGTATTCGGTCCCGCGGTACCGATGACATACGCGTTTTCCCGCCTAGTTTGACGGCAGGTCGCACACGTCTGATCCCCACCGTGATCCGGCCGAACCCTCTCTCCCCAGCCAACCCTGCCGGTCCCGCTCCGGGCACCGCCTCCCATCGAACACAGCCGCCTGCGGAATCGACGCACAAACGGGTCCGAAAGGGAACAGGACATGACCACGCCTGCCTGCCCCTGCCTGCTCGTCGTGGACGACGAGCCGGGCATCCGCGCGATGCTGACCATGGCCCTGGAGTTCCTGGGCTTCGAGGTGAAGTGCGCGGCCACCGGCCGGCAGGCTCTTCAGTCCGTCACCCGGCGCGCCCCTGATCTGGTGCTGCTGGACGTCAACCTGCCCGATCTGGACGGCTTCGAGGTGTGCCGGCTGCTGCGCGAACGCGGCCTGGCCATGCCGGTTCTGTTCCTCACCGCCCGCACCGAACTCGACGACCGGGTGCGTGGGCTCGATCTGGGCGGCGACGACTTCGTCACCAAGCCGTTCGAGCTGAAGGAGGTGGCGGCCCGTGTACGGGCGTTGCTGCGCCGTTCGGGGGGTGGCGAACAACCTGCCGTCAGGACCCGGTTCACCGTCGGAGACGTACGGCTGGACGCCGACACCCACCAGGTGTGGGCCGCCGACACCCCCGTACACCTGACGAGCACCGAGTTCGCGCTGCTGCGATACCTGATGGAGAACTCGGGCCGGGTGCTGACCCGCGCCCAGATCCAGGAGCGGGTCTGGAACCACCGGGATGAGAACTCCGGACTCGTGGACACCTACATCTACTACCTGCGGCGCAAGCTGGGCGGCCGACGGCAGGCGCTGATACGGACGGTGCGCGGGGTCGGGTACCAGCTGTGCGCCGACTGACCCGGTCCGTCGGCCGTCGCGGAAGTCCGTTGCCCGGACCCCGCCGCTCGCGGCCCCGCATCGTGACGTACGGCCTGGCCACCGCCACTCTTGCCGCACTCGGCGGTGCCGCGCTGCTCTCCGCCTGGCTGCTCGCCCACCACCTCCAGGCACAGGCCGACCGGGACCTGGAGAAGTTCCGCGACGTGCCGCTGTCGGCGCCGGCCGCGCCTCGGGCGGAATCCGACCACATGGACCCGGACTACGTGGTTCTGCTCCTGGACCCTCGGGGGCGGGTCGTCGGACGCCGCACCGGCTCCCCCGACCTGCCCGACTTCCCCCGGCTCACGGCGGACCGGCTGGGCGCGTACGCCGCCCGCGCGCACCCGGTGACCGTCGGCCCGCGCGGCCAGTTCCGCGCCCTGGTGGTGCGCGATGCCGACCAGGGCGGTTACCACGTCATCGCGCGTTCGACGGCCGCCACCGAGCGGGCCGTCAACCGGCTGCTGTGGTGG
Protein-coding sequences here:
- a CDS encoding response regulator transcription factor, with the protein product MTTPACPCLLVVDDEPGIRAMLTMALEFLGFEVKCAATGRQALQSVTRRAPDLVLLDVNLPDLDGFEVCRLLRERGLAMPVLFLTARTELDDRVRGLDLGGDDFVTKPFELKEVAARVRALLRRSGGGEQPAVRTRFTVGDVRLDADTHQVWAADTPVHLTSTEFALLRYLMENSGRVLTRAQIQERVWNHRDENSGLVDTYIYYLRRKLGGRRQALIRTVRGVGYQLCAD